The Lycium ferocissimum isolate CSIRO_LF1 chromosome 10, AGI_CSIRO_Lferr_CH_V1, whole genome shotgun sequence genome window below encodes:
- the LOC132035067 gene encoding uncharacterized protein LOC132035067 gives MARTSTGATPYLLVCGTEAVIPAKVDILSLRIIQEAELDNAEWVQAQYEQLALINEKRMVFVCHGQLYHQRMARAFNKRVRARLFQIGKMVLKRIFPHQDEYKGKFAPNWKGPYVVRKVLSGGAVVLAKMDGKEWSKPINSDAIKRYYA, from the coding sequence ATGGCTAGAACTTCAACAGGAGCAACTCCATACCTACTAGTCTGCGGTACTGAAGCAGTCATACCTGCCAAAGTTGATATACTTTCTTTGAGAATCATTCAAGAAGCTGAGCTGGATAATGCTGAATGGGTCCAAGCTCAATACGAGCAGTTGGCCTTAATCAACGAGAAAAGGATGGTTTTTGTATGCCACGGTCAACTATACCACCAAAGGATGGCAAGAGCCTTCAACAAACGAGTCAGGGCTCGACTTTTCCAAATCGGGAAAATGGTGCTCAAGAGGATTTTCCCACACCAAGATGAATACAAAGGGAAGTTCGCTCCCAATTGGAAAGGTCCTTACGTGGTCCGCAAAGTACTCTCCGGAGGAGCAGTAGTACTAgcgaaaatggatggaaaagaGTGGTCAAAGCCGATCAACTCAGATGCAATCAAGCGCTACTATGCATGA
- the LOC132035068 gene encoding uncharacterized protein LOC132035068: MIQHPDNRYIDPIKVEIRDQPAHCAFVEAETDGKSWYVDIKMFLEKGEYPEGITINQKKSIRKLMNKMPQVSNHGDLIKVPPTELNAMTSPWPFAAWDMDVIGPIEPTASNKHRFILVGIDYFTKWVEATSYASVTKKVVTDFVRNNAICRFGIPELIITDNGANLNSHLMKEMCAQFRITRRNSTAYRPQMNGAMEAANKNVKKILRKMIDNYKDWHEQLPYALLGYRTTTRTHLGLLHTVGVWRTVIPLEVEIPSLRIIQEAELECYTS; encoded by the exons ATGATTCAGCATCCCGACAATAGATACATTGATCCTATCAAAGTTGAAATCAGAGATCAACCAGCTCACTGTGCTTTTGTAGAAGCAGAGACAGATGGAAAATCTTGGTACGTTGACATTAAAATGTTTTTGGAGAAAGGAGAATATCCTGAAGGAATCACCATCAATCAGAAGAAGAGCATCAGGAAATTGATGAATA AAATGCCACAAGTGTCAAATCATGGAGACTTGATAAAGGTCCCTCCGACAGAACTGAATGCTATGACGTCGCCTTGGCCATTTGCCGCTTGGGACATGGATGTCATAGGACCAATTGAGCCAACTGCATCAAACAAACACCGTTTCATTTTGGTCGGcatagactacttcaccaagtgggtggaagcaaCATCTTATGCATCAGTAACAAAGAAAGTAGTCACAGATTTTGTGCGCAACAACGCCATATGCCGATTTGGCATCCCAGAATtaatcataacagacaatgggGCTAACTTGAATAGCCATTTGATGAAAGAAATGTGTGCACAGTTTCGAATCACTCGCCGGAATTCAACAGCATACCGGCCACAAATGAACGGGGCTATGGAAGCCGCCAACAAAAACGTCAAGAAGATCCTTAGAAAGATGATTGATAACTACAAAGACTGGCATGAACAACTGCCATATGCATTACTAGGGTATCGTACTACTACCAGAACTCATTTGGGGCTACTCCATACTGTTGGTGTATGGCGAACGGTAATACCACTTGAAGTAGAAATCCCTTCACTTCGAATCATACAAGAAGCTGAGttggaatgttacacctcgtag